The DNA sequence GTCTGGTCTCCAAAGTTGACAAGAGAAGACAGGATGCAATACTTCAATAATGAGGTACAGATGCCGCCCATTTCCGGATTCCCAACAAAACAGATTTGTCCTAAACCAGTCAGCAATATTTCTCCTCAGCCTGCTGGTAGAGAATCTCATCAGTGGGCCGAACTTCAGAATGGTTTTGATTCTTCTGCACTTCCCTGCAATTTCTCCACCTGTAATGGAGAGGCCAGCACATATTCTCCTCAAGATCTCCCTCGCCCCCCAGGCCTGAGCACACCCCCAGCATTAAGCTCTAGCCTCTACCAGACCAGGCCTGGTAAACCTGAGTATATTACACCCGAGAAGGAGGAAGGATACCGCAGCACCACTAACTGCCTTTTTGATTATATAAACTCAGTCAACAGCTCCTGCTGCCCTCCACAAACAATGGATGACTCCTATTTCAGTTCACCTCATGAATTTTCATCTGTGAGCAAAGATAAACTGAAAAACACCCAATCGTTCTCTGTGCAGGATGTCAGTAAACTGGCCTTTCTCTTGGCAGAGCAGGATATGAACTATTGCAGAGAATCTACCCAGAATGGTCTTTTAGCACAGAGGAATCTTGAGGAAATCATGGCAGAGCAGAAGAGTCATGCTTTTCAAAGGATGTCCGAGCTTATTACTCAAACACCAGATTATAAGAGAGAGGTGACACGCAACCAAATGGAGCAAAGAGGAGCTAAAGTAGTggagaaaaaacaaagtcaTTATACTACGAATGAATTTTCAAGGTTTGGGCCACCAAAGACTTTTTCTCCTACCATGGTGCCTCCAGCCCTCCACCCAAACAAAGAAGCCAGCCTGATAGGAAGCAGCACCGCCCAAAACAGTGTAAAGCAGTACCAGCCTATGCATTCAAACCATTACCAAAAACAAGCTAAGATTTCAGCAAAAACCAACAGCAACAATGAATCACAGAGTTTCGCAAAGCTCACAAACATATCAGGGGCTGCTCCATTGCTTCCTTCTCAGCAGTTGTTCCGGCCTGCAGCGAGAGTCTCGGCTGATTTGAGTCAGGGGAACACAGTAAATCTACATGGTGCGATAGGCCAGGCCAGTCTTGAGGGTTTAAGGAAGGGAGCGGGAAATGTGGATATTTCAGATTTTGACCTCCAGCTAGAGAACAACAGGTTGTCCGCGGGCCTCATGGCTGATGGGCGTTTTTCTCCGCGATTTAGCATGAAACCCAAACTTCCTGGTTTCCCTAAAGAGGCAGATAAAAAAACAGGACTCTTGCAGAATCCATATCAGGGACTGGGCAGTTTGTACCGAGGACAAATGAGACACAACGGATCGAGTTCAAACCCAGCCAAAGCTATACCATCACAACTTTTCTCATTCCTATACCAGATGGGCGATCCCAGAAAAAGCACATGCCACCCGATTCAGTCGCAGTCACAGTTGCCCTACTGCTCTGTGCCTCTCATCGACATGAATGAACGTCTGCCAGATGGAGATATTTCACCCTTCAGCCCTTATCTACAAGAATGCATTGGGCTAAGCCAAACATCAGGAGATGGGTCATTCTCCGGGTTTCTGTCGGCCATGACTTTACCTAAGTTTGGCAAGGCACTTGGAAGCCCCAACAGTCAGCTACACTTTTACTTGGAAGAATGTTACGAGCAGTGGAGGATGctggaaaaagagagaaagcaaGTAAGTGTGATGTTTTTGAGACATAAGTGTATTCGTGTAATTCATGTATGAATTTTCAGGTATGTCCTGCAATGTTGATGTATTTTTTGTCGTAGAAGAAAACCTGAAAATatcttaaagctgcagtccataacaTTTGGCGCTCCagcggttaataaacagaactgcgcGTCTTGCAGAAGAACATTGTAGCcggagctacttctctctgttCATGTCTATGACGAATCACGCAGGTACTGGGCTACTCCGCAGTGGTGCCTACCTGAACCAGTCTAAAATAGTCCGAATGTAAACACTTATTATTGGTGTACCTTAGTAATTCAGGACAAGACAAAAAcatggtttggaaaatggattcatggtgtactcgcttattatatacattttgtgaattttgaacacaaaaagtaatggactgcagctttaagctTGTGTTAAGgttatttcaggcatttaagcaaaaatccattcaagaaaCTCAATGACTTCAGGATGATGGAATGGGAAGTGCTAAAATACTTACTTGTTTCTGGGTTTTGGCatacaaaaatgcattattccTGCAGCACTCTATTATAGACAAAACAGTGATTTCTTTTAGGAAAATAATTTATGGAAAAATAAGTTACTTAAATGATTTTCTTGTACAGATTCTGTCTTGGTATATCATGCTACTGAATTACCATGTAGGCTGACCTTTTTTCATTTCACAACCATGATGAGGTGAGAAACTAATGTAATTTGCTCTCTCTGACAGGCAGAAGCTGTTCTTACAAAGACTTACCCAGGAAAACGCGTGTCTTTGGTGACCAGTAGTGTTTTACCCAAAATGCCTCCAAACCCCTCCAGACTGGACCGCCTCATTGTAGACCAGCTGCGCGAACAGGCCAGGGTCAGTCcagtatttttcataaaattctTGCCAAGGGTTTTCAAACAAGGGGCCACAAGACGGTGCTAATGAGCCTGCCCAAAAGTTCaaagaaatagtttaaaaatgtaaagaaaaaaacaaaacataaataatattgaaTTGTTACTACCAACATTGACATCATGGCATTAttgacattattactgttttattgtgctttctaaaaatcatgatttatgAAATCATGAAAAAATTCTGTTGGCATCCATAGTGTTATGTTGACTTCACGTTTTACATCTAATAGTAAGTAATATTAATCTAATAGTGGTGGGTGGAAAAAAGAAACTGACAACTTCATAGAAAGTGAATATTTTACACATGTATCATTTCTATTTTTGCCTCCTGTGATCTTATATTCTAGAATTaaatttaaagtgttttaaacTGTAGCTACAaatgaattatattataatgcagAATTGCATTGTGTTTGTAGGTGGCAGGTTTGCTTGGCAAGATGGAACAGTTACGCAGTTTTCCGCTTCATGCTAATATTGGCTCAGCATTGGACAGGCATCTTGAGGTCATCTACATCACTCAGGCACGCCGCAAGGACGAATTCATCAATGCCAGCAGCAGACAGAGGCAGCCAGTGGCCTTCTTTAGAGAGGACAGGGGTTAGTGAGTCGTACACTATAACAAAACCAGGAAATATACAACAAAACTACAAAATCTTATATAAACTAGCAGGGATGTCACGATACCAAAAATCTAGTAGTCGGTACCAATACCACTAAAACTACATGATACTCGATACCAAGTCGATaccatgaagaaaaaaaaaaaaaaaaaaacttaaagctgtagtctgtaattttttttgttcaaaatttaCATAATAAGTGAGTACACCATGAACAGTGTTGCGTGTAACGCGCTACTAAGTAACGCGCTACTAAGTAACGCGCTACTAAGTAACGCGCTACTAAGTAACGCGCTACTAAGTaacgcgttactgtaattaaattacttatccactgaaaaagtaaagtaagggattactgttcatttttaggtaatttaattacagttacttataaagtacttgcgttacatacactaaataatttcaacagttctaaaatcaatattgaatttgaaatctaaatttaccatctaaagataaaattgaatgcagcgGCATTAACCCTCCGCGCGCCGGTTCGTTCACTTTCAGATTTccctgattcacagagaaaccttaaatactcTTAAATACTTAATGTCCCGTATTAGCCGAGACCGTGCTGCCGCGACTGAGAGCGGCTCGGTGATGTTTagtgtcccgcagcagcagcgagAGCAAGTGACTTCAgtgcagctgaagagttctgcgttcaaatgcacgcaataggctgaagcttgccgcaaagccccagcaaacatgaccatgaatgtgtccgcgggaaatagtaaggacatatttgaattatttaaaggggtggtttactgcgatttcacttttttccttttaaatagtgtgtaatgttgctgttggtgcatgaacagtatctgcaaagttgctgcgctgaaagttcaacgtaagcggagatatcgtcttttaaaaatcaggaagtttaatgcctacaaaaacgactcatatgggactacaacgagatacttcccgggttgcatacgtaaaaaacccataaatttgcatcaacccctccctccggaacatgccaaagagggggcaaggccatgttctgcggctgtgtcgaagaggaagagttatagtggagagttgtagccatgccgtcgaaacggtgttattttcacccagctgtcaggtcttctgtgttcgggctttctacggacgctgtagttcgtcaacaatggttaaaatttatgtttgattatgttcctgacaattagaatcctaatttagctctctgtgctgcgcattttacggaagacaacTTCCAGAATcgacacgagttcaatgccggattcacacagaaactattactaaaacatggagcagttccaactttaaaaccagaggcagcagttgttgggccacaacctgtaagtaagatttcataattttaaatgtatttgcatgtataatttcagatgtaatgttttagttttatcaaggacgtaaacaaatgccaacgctggctttagtagccagttagttaaatgctatttcgtgtgtctttgacaaacgcgtacaaacattttggacctgaatttgtaattatgtactaattttgtaaatgtaatttccatgtatactttatgacgtaatttttagATTTGATCAAGAAACACAAGCCatcgctgtttggttatagtagccagttagttcgatgctattttgtgtgtataagacaaacctgtacgaacttcaaaaaattatatgtaatcacaacagcaaacttccattcagaaacgttttgtaagagccctgcttgcggaagttctgcttgactctcttcattaccgctttctgggtctgattctggctcaaactgatacagcaatattgacaccattatttacatttgactgtcgcccgtgaaggtaatgggcgtgaagtttccggacaatgtgcagtacgcagtttagccaatcacaacacaccggcccaactaaccaatctgagcccatcgcctgtttctgagggagtggtttcagagaatcaggaagtcaaccggtcgttcaaatgacagaggacaaagcggcttacaataaaggtgaaatatatgaaaaataaggcgttttttaacaaatgaagacatgttatattgcaccccataaacgcaatcaagcaaagaaaaaaagcagtaaaccacccctttaataaactatgttttctgagtccgtgtcgcaaggatgaagttgctgatcctgacttgccgtctcctcattagacgcgcctttagagagaaatgcatctttattgattatgattaagattataataaaactttgtttttgattttttttttttcgttacgtgataatttaaagctttctatagatatatttaccatgtctgtgaggcatgtattcgctcagcttcggttcgtttttgtgaagcgctcctgttcaagacgagacggcagaaaacgcatcatgtttgttttctttgtttaataaaagcacaaccttttgttgatattgtgagcgcacacaaataaaagtagaccctttacagttccgaatgatgtattactcttacctttatcagaaaaaaaaaaaaatgacgacgtaggctattttaagttgtttccactgaaaaaatgcaagtgatttccctggtgcctccatgtcctgcagagcgcgctttagcttccactccGCACAAACTTGGATATAGGCTAGCACACATTCTTATTATAGtgcaggtttaacgtttaaacattattatatgcttgaactgttttagtatatctatagattttattttaggcaagtcaaGATGACTTGAGAAGGCAAAATttatcaaacataggctatgatcagctcactgtctgccgctggccgcttggtcgttatacattatataaaacttatatttaacgaacaaaaatactccaaacgtttttctaaattaacttaatggaaaaaaagaatATCATTTCTGTGATTTATTCttacctacattagttaacgtgttatttttacataaacctgtatgGATTTTACTAATTGGGCTTTTCATGAACATCttgccaaactgaaatgtattgtttaacttttaagcttttttgttattcagatattttgcagagtatttatatttgttaaccaaagaaggttaacattttttataaaaatgtttagtattaaagttgtgttaaatctaaaaggctaaactattctatgtttgactcaaattgaaagaataaacagtttaatttctattaaggtttatagggatattaagatgtagcctaattagcgatttgaataattaagttacttattgagtaactaagttacttttcagacagagtaatcagtaaagtaatttaaatacaatattgctgatgtaattagtaactgtaattaattactttttgaaagtaacttacccaacactgacCATGAATCTGCCCAGTACCTGCGTGATTCGtcatagacataaacagagagaagtagctccgGCTACAATGTTCTTCCGCAAGATGCATGCAGTTCTATTTATTAACCACTAGAGCgccaaaagttacggactgcagctttaagcaTGGACtcctttattttttacaattaaaaaacaacattagTGGCACTCgcgcgcaaacacacacacacacacacacacacctatactCTGAATGCAAGCATTAGTTTAAATTCACTGACATACTGGCAGGccgaaaatattttgtaaaaccaTTAATATAAACAACAATTATTTAAACCAGTAATATTATCTAATAACGTTAATAAGGATAATCCACAGATGGATACATTGTGAATGAACAAGTGGTAAGCTGTCAGACAGtaacta is a window from the Onychostoma macrolepis isolate SWU-2019 chromosome 03, ASM1243209v1, whole genome shotgun sequence genome containing:
- the moto gene encoding meiosis-specific coiled-coil domain-containing protein MEIOC isoform X1; the encoded protein is MEVNNAAKSKINVDTNGPRTGFDRFHNSGPDSYFSTNKPQNSFRDSGLLSFNPFLDCPVEDSAPLPYTVWPTQEEDCKSVNWPQVIPNNRNLVDANNCGSEADLYGLVSDILEEPDSMDPYSSYVSENRLPSSLKGVWSPKLTREDRMQYFNNEVQMPPISGFPTKQICPKPVSNISPQPAGRESHQWAELQNGFDSSALPCNFSTCNGEASTYSPQDLPRPPGLSTPPALSSSLYQTRPGKPEYITPEKEEGYRSTTNCLFDYINSVNSSCCPPQTMDDSYFSSPHEFSSVSKDKLKNTQSFSVQDVSKLAFLLAEQDMNYCRESTQNGLLAQRNLEEIMAEQKSHAFQRMSELITQTPDYKREVTRNQMEQRGAKVVEKKQSHYTTNEFSRFGPPKTFSPTMVPPALHPNKEASLIGSSTAQNSVKQYQPMHSNHYQKQAKISAKTNSNNESQSFAKLTNISGAAPLLPSQQLFRPAARVSADLSQGNTVNLHGAIGQASLEGLRKGAGNVDISDFDLQLENNRLSAGLMADGRFSPRFSMKPKLPGFPKEADKKTGLLQNPYQGLGSLYRGQMRHNGSSSNPAKAIPSQLFSFLYQMGDPRKSTCHPIQSQSQLPYCSVPLIDMNERLPDGDISPFSPYLQECIGLSQTSGDGSFSGFLSAMTLPKFGKALGSPNSQLHFYLEECYEQWRMLEKERKQAEAVLTKTYPGKRVSLVTSSVLPKMPPNPSRLDRLIVDQLREQARVAGLLGKMEQLRSFPLHANIGSALDRHLEVIYITQARRKDEFINASSRQRQPVAFFREDREILLLASAVKDLCSSTRKARTTLWCALQMTLPKTNSYPEERDELGTCSPLGQNSPEQSSLERALIAL
- the moto gene encoding meiosis-specific coiled-coil domain-containing protein MEIOC isoform X2, with amino-acid sequence MEVNNAAKSKINVDTNGPRTGFDRFHNSGPDSYFSTNKPQNSFRDSGLLSFNPFLDCPVEDSAPLPYTVWPTQEEDCKSVNWPQVIPNNRNLVDANNCGSEADLYGLVSDILEEPDSMDPYSSYVSENRLPSSLKGVWSPKLTREDRMQYFNNEPAGRESHQWAELQNGFDSSALPCNFSTCNGEASTYSPQDLPRPPGLSTPPALSSSLYQTRPGKPEYITPEKEEGYRSTTNCLFDYINSVNSSCCPPQTMDDSYFSSPHEFSSVSKDKLKNTQSFSVQDVSKLAFLLAEQDMNYCRESTQNGLLAQRNLEEIMAEQKSHAFQRMSELITQTPDYKREVTRNQMEQRGAKVVEKKQSHYTTNEFSRFGPPKTFSPTMVPPALHPNKEASLIGSSTAQNSVKQYQPMHSNHYQKQAKISAKTNSNNESQSFAKLTNISGAAPLLPSQQLFRPAARVSADLSQGNTVNLHGAIGQASLEGLRKGAGNVDISDFDLQLENNRLSAGLMADGRFSPRFSMKPKLPGFPKEADKKTGLLQNPYQGLGSLYRGQMRHNGSSSNPAKAIPSQLFSFLYQMGDPRKSTCHPIQSQSQLPYCSVPLIDMNERLPDGDISPFSPYLQECIGLSQTSGDGSFSGFLSAMTLPKFGKALGSPNSQLHFYLEECYEQWRMLEKERKQAEAVLTKTYPGKRVSLVTSSVLPKMPPNPSRLDRLIVDQLREQARVAGLLGKMEQLRSFPLHANIGSALDRHLEVIYITQARRKDEFINASSRQRQPVAFFREDREILLLASAVKDLCSSTRKARTTLWCALQMTLPKTNSYPEERDELGTCSPLGQNSPEQSSLERALIAL
- the moto gene encoding meiosis-specific coiled-coil domain-containing protein MEIOC isoform X3, producing the protein MEVNNAAKSKINVDTNGPRTGFDRFHNSGPDSYFSTNKPQNSFRDSGLLSFNPFLDCPVEDSAPLPYTVWPTQEEDCKSVNWPQVIPNNSRLPSSLKGVWSPKLTREDRMQYFNNEVQMPPISGFPTKQICPKPVSNISPQPAGRESHQWAELQNGFDSSALPCNFSTCNGEASTYSPQDLPRPPGLSTPPALSSSLYQTRPGKPEYITPEKEEGYRSTTNCLFDYINSVNSSCCPPQTMDDSYFSSPHEFSSVSKDKLKNTQSFSVQDVSKLAFLLAEQDMNYCRESTQNGLLAQRNLEEIMAEQKSHAFQRMSELITQTPDYKREVTRNQMEQRGAKVVEKKQSHYTTNEFSRFGPPKTFSPTMVPPALHPNKEASLIGSSTAQNSVKQYQPMHSNHYQKQAKISAKTNSNNESQSFAKLTNISGAAPLLPSQQLFRPAARVSADLSQGNTVNLHGAIGQASLEGLRKGAGNVDISDFDLQLENNRLSAGLMADGRFSPRFSMKPKLPGFPKEADKKTGLLQNPYQGLGSLYRGQMRHNGSSSNPAKAIPSQLFSFLYQMGDPRKSTCHPIQSQSQLPYCSVPLIDMNERLPDGDISPFSPYLQECIGLSQTSGDGSFSGFLSAMTLPKFGKALGSPNSQLHFYLEECYEQWRMLEKERKQAEAVLTKTYPGKRVSLVTSSVLPKMPPNPSRLDRLIVDQLREQARVAGLLGKMEQLRSFPLHANIGSALDRHLEVIYITQARRKDEFINASSRQRQPVAFFREDREILLLASAVKDLCSSTRKARTTLWCALQMTLPKTNSYPEERDELGTCSPLGQNSPEQSSLERALIAL